The Thermoleophilum album genome contains a region encoding:
- a CDS encoding NUDIX hydrolase has translation MHDKATRPLPPIAEAAPLHAVLACVFQVREGTLQVLLWQRARDPQRGRWALPGGRLDRREPLEQTIRRHLATKVDVRELSWLEQLATLGDPDRNPRHWELATAYLGLVPSNVDPRLPADTRWHPVDALPPTAFDHGTVIDLARERLRAKLSYTNLGFALAPAEFTIAELAAHYSAALGYRVSQTNLRRVLERRGAIVPTGELRRPGREGGRPASVWRFASRKLAVTDPFAVLRPPQRPSRRANGYRRSSTTVDR, from the coding sequence GTGCACGACAAGGCTACCAGACCCCTGCCGCCGATCGCCGAAGCCGCGCCCCTGCACGCCGTGCTGGCATGCGTCTTCCAGGTCCGCGAAGGAACCCTGCAGGTACTGCTCTGGCAGCGCGCACGCGATCCGCAACGCGGCCGCTGGGCACTGCCCGGCGGGCGCCTCGACCGCCGCGAACCGCTCGAGCAGACGATCCGCCGGCACCTCGCAACCAAGGTCGACGTGCGCGAGCTCTCCTGGCTCGAGCAGCTCGCAACGCTCGGCGACCCCGACCGCAACCCGCGTCATTGGGAACTCGCGACCGCCTACCTCGGTTTGGTGCCGAGCAACGTCGATCCGCGTCTGCCCGCCGACACGCGTTGGCACCCGGTCGATGCGCTACCCCCCACCGCCTTCGATCACGGCACCGTGATCGACCTGGCGCGCGAGCGCCTGCGCGCCAAGCTCTCCTACACCAATCTCGGCTTCGCGCTCGCACCCGCCGAGTTCACGATCGCCGAGCTCGCCGCTCACTACTCGGCCGCCCTCGGCTACCGGGTCTCGCAAACGAACCTACGACGGGTTCTCGAGCGGCGAGGCGCAATCGTGCCCACCGGCGAGCTGCGGCGGCCGGGACGGGAAGGCGGGCGTCCGGCATCCGTCTGGCGGTTCGCGAGCCGCAAGCTCGCCGTGACCGATCCCTTCGCGGTCTTGCGACCGCCCCAGCGCCCCTCACGCCGCGCCAACGGCTACCGTCGTTCGAGCACGACCGTCGACCGCTGA
- a CDS encoding glutathione S-transferase N-terminal domain-containing protein, which translates to MRLYVCWGTWRPGPRPGGHPCGRAYHALKEAGYEPEVIKAYGLGPLPRFLNNTRGRREVRELTGQQWVPVLVTDDGQTIVGSREIESWARTHPRTANDQSA; encoded by the coding sequence ATGAGGCTCTACGTCTGCTGGGGCACCTGGCGTCCGGGCCCGAGACCCGGCGGTCACCCCTGTGGCCGCGCCTATCACGCCCTGAAGGAGGCTGGGTACGAGCCCGAGGTCATTAAGGCCTACGGGCTCGGCCCCCTGCCGCGGTTCCTCAACAACACGCGGGGACGCCGCGAGGTCCGGGAGCTGACCGGCCAGCAGTGGGTCCCGGTGTTGGTTACCGACGATGGGCAAACGATCGTCGGCTCGCGCGAGATCGAGAGCTGGGCACGCACCCACCCGCGAACGGCGAACGACCAAAGCGCCTAA
- the nadC gene encoding carboxylating nicotinate-nucleotide diphosphorylase: MSAATRRRGLELEEILEIALREDVGAGDLTGRAVIPEGVSARARIEQREPGVLAGIDAAAQAFARLDPGVRFERLARAGEWREPGPVATVVGDARAILAAERVALNLLGRLSGIATLTARFVRAVEGTGVRILDTRKTTPGLRRLEREAVRLGGGHNHRFALDDAILIKENHVALAGGVGEAVRRALAAAPDDVWVEVECRSLGEVEEALAAGAQRILLDNMDLEQLREAVALVAGRARLEASGGVTLANVRAIAETGVDDISVGALTHSAPALDVSLLVAGRT; encoded by the coding sequence GTGAGCGCAGCCACGCGGCGACGCGGCCTCGAGCTCGAGGAGATATTGGAGATCGCCTTGCGCGAAGACGTCGGCGCGGGCGATCTCACGGGTCGCGCGGTGATACCGGAGGGAGTTTCGGCGCGCGCCCGCATCGAGCAGCGCGAGCCCGGTGTGCTGGCCGGTATAGACGCCGCTGCCCAGGCGTTCGCCCGCCTCGACCCGGGTGTGCGCTTCGAACGGCTGGCACGTGCCGGCGAGTGGCGCGAGCCCGGCCCGGTAGCCACGGTCGTCGGCGACGCCCGCGCGATCCTTGCGGCCGAACGCGTGGCCTTGAATCTGCTCGGCCGATTGTCCGGGATCGCGACGCTGACCGCCCGCTTCGTGCGGGCGGTCGAGGGCACCGGTGTGCGCATCCTCGACACCCGCAAGACAACACCGGGGCTCCGTCGCCTCGAGCGCGAGGCGGTACGACTCGGTGGCGGCCACAACCACCGTTTCGCGTTGGACGACGCGATCCTGATCAAGGAAAACCACGTCGCGCTCGCCGGTGGTGTCGGCGAGGCGGTGCGGCGGGCGCTGGCGGCGGCGCCCGACGACGTTTGGGTCGAAGTGGAGTGCCGTTCGCTCGGCGAGGTCGAGGAGGCGCTGGCGGCGGGAGCTCAGCGGATCTTGCTGGACAACATGGATCTCGAGCAGCTGCGGGAAGCGGTGGCGTTAGTCGCTGGGCGCGCCCGTCTCGAGGCAAGCGGCGGCGTGACGCTGGCCAACGTGCGAGCGATCGCCGAGACCGGTGTCGACGACATCAGCGTGGGGGCGCTCACGCACTCGGCGCCGGCGCTCGACGTAAGCCTGCTCGTCGCGGGCCGCACCTAA
- a CDS encoding sigma-70 family RNA polymerase sigma factor, producing the protein MRAGTSEQGAGGWLADEREFVLSICRRVCGPELAEDACQEALARAWQALERGVRPNHRRAWLATIARRAALDLASAERSVRISSASESLNNDSAVAAIQSAEQEALLRERVRAIVAAAGELPPRQRQALMMRELEGASYGTIVTRLGAEGTAAVRELIRRARIRLRQAALGIAQLPLPTALRETLARLLASGSEPLSAGSSGATLAKLAALAAAGSVVVGAPLLEHSSQRPQRSLPSDAAAPAAVERAPRPDRLGSEARAHGDRSARSQRAVARSRGTADDARRLRGEAAQRGSAAVPSFAGRDRSQTSDEGGDHGDRERSARDHGEALGAPADSAREDAHAADGSDTADAGASADAPEAAEAAPSDSQSGSDSTRLPESQGSEDELGAGL; encoded by the coding sequence GTGCGGGCGGGTACGAGTGAGCAAGGCGCGGGCGGGTGGCTCGCCGACGAGCGCGAGTTCGTGCTCAGCATCTGTCGCCGCGTTTGCGGACCGGAGCTGGCAGAAGATGCCTGCCAAGAAGCACTGGCTCGCGCCTGGCAAGCGCTCGAGCGCGGCGTGCGACCAAACCATCGTCGCGCCTGGCTGGCAACGATCGCGCGACGCGCAGCGCTCGACCTAGCGAGCGCGGAGCGCAGCGTCCGGATCTCCAGCGCCTCTGAAAGCCTCAACAACGACAGCGCCGTCGCGGCAATTCAAAGCGCCGAACAAGAGGCCCTGCTCCGTGAACGCGTGCGCGCGATCGTCGCTGCGGCCGGCGAGCTGCCGCCGCGTCAGCGGCAAGCCCTGATGATGCGCGAGCTCGAGGGTGCCTCCTACGGCACGATCGTCACACGCCTCGGCGCCGAAGGCACCGCGGCGGTGCGCGAGCTCATCAGGCGCGCGCGCATTCGTCTTCGCCAAGCAGCGCTTGGCATCGCCCAGCTGCCGTTGCCGACGGCGCTGCGCGAGACGCTCGCTCGGCTGTTGGCGAGCGGGAGCGAGCCGCTCTCAGCAGGCAGCTCGGGCGCGACGCTCGCGAAGTTGGCAGCGCTCGCCGCGGCCGGCTCGGTGGTCGTGGGAGCTCCGCTACTCGAGCACTCCAGCCAGCGCCCGCAGCGCTCGCTCCCGAGCGATGCAGCGGCACCAGCGGCCGTCGAGCGGGCGCCAAGGCCCGACCGGCTGGGAAGCGAGGCTCGCGCCCACGGCGACCGGTCCGCTCGCTCCCAGCGCGCCGTTGCGAGGAGCCGAGGGACCGCCGACGATGCTCGCCGACTGCGTGGAGAGGCCGCGCAGCGGGGATCCGCCGCAGTGCCGAGCTTTGCTGGCCGGGACCGCTCGCAAACGTCAGACGAGGGCGGCGATCACGGTGACCGCGAGCGCAGCGCGCGCGATCACGGGGAAGCACTCGGGGCGCCGGCGGACAGCGCCCGCGAGGACGCACACGCCGCCGACGGGAGCGACACAGCCGACGCTGGTGCCAGCGCCGACGCCCCGGAAGCCGCCGAAGCCGCACCGAGCGATTCACAGAGTGGCAGCGATTCGACGCGGCTGCCGGAGAGCCAAGGCTCGGAAGACGAGCTCGGTGCGGGTCTTTGA
- the ftsH gene encoding ATP-dependent zinc metalloprotease FtsH has translation MSEDRSRTVDEPRAPEMAKVRGEPVAPPRAPDPRTPLPPGPREGPGWRVAPAPDGRGAGDRPDRPPMVPLPLGRFLLILAALLALNFALANALTAPAPRVRVPYSPFFLDQLERGNVAEISAQGESLKGELRRPATVRIDGEPVRVERFETTVPEFADRRQLFELLLRRKVVISARPPGERSLVETLVLGFGPTLLLVGFFLWLARRAAMQGPGGVLGQFGRARARRFDPSQQHVTFEDVAGIDEAKEELREIVDFLREPDKYRRLGARIPRGVLLAGPPGTGKTLLARAVAGEAGVPFFSISASEFIEAIVGVGASRVRDLFAQAKEAAPAIIFIDEIDAIGRSRSQVGTLGAHDEREQTLNQILTEMDGFDPAQGVIVLAATNRPEVLDPALLRPGRFDRRIYIQPPDSAGRRKILAVHTRSVPLADDVDLDELAQRTPGMVGADLANLVNEAALIAARRGRSAVTQADFEAALEKIVLGAERKMVLSEEDRRRVAYHEAGHALVAMLTPDADPLRKVSIIPRGRALGITFAAPEDDRFNYTRKELLAKIAVTLGGRAAEEVVFGDVSTGAEQDIEQVTELARRMVGRWGMSERVGLIAVLPRDGQGSFLPGQEPASEATREVLDEEVRRLVEERYQQVRSLLERERERLERLAEALLERETLDADEAHRVVGLEPRARERAVAPAT, from the coding sequence ATGAGCGAAGACCGGTCGCGCACCGTCGACGAGCCCCGCGCCCCGGAGATGGCGAAGGTTCGGGGGGAGCCGGTAGCGCCGCCGCGCGCGCCGGATCCGCGCACCCCACTGCCGCCGGGGCCGCGCGAGGGGCCGGGGTGGCGGGTCGCCCCAGCGCCCGACGGCCGTGGTGCTGGAGACCGACCGGATCGCCCGCCGATGGTGCCCTTGCCGCTCGGCCGCTTCCTCCTGATCCTGGCAGCGCTGTTGGCTCTCAACTTCGCTCTAGCCAACGCTCTGACTGCTCCCGCCCCGCGCGTGCGTGTCCCCTACAGCCCGTTCTTCTTGGATCAGCTGGAGCGCGGGAACGTCGCCGAGATCTCGGCGCAGGGCGAGTCGCTGAAGGGCGAGCTGAGGCGGCCCGCGACGGTGCGGATCGACGGCGAGCCGGTGCGCGTCGAGCGCTTCGAGACAACCGTGCCGGAGTTCGCCGATCGCCGCCAACTGTTCGAGCTGCTGTTGCGTCGCAAGGTCGTGATCAGCGCCCGTCCGCCGGGGGAGCGTTCACTGGTCGAGACGCTCGTGCTCGGCTTCGGTCCCACTCTGCTCCTCGTGGGCTTCTTCCTGTGGCTGGCGCGGCGCGCGGCGATGCAAGGTCCTGGCGGCGTGCTCGGTCAGTTTGGGCGGGCGCGCGCCCGTCGCTTCGATCCCTCGCAGCAGCACGTGACCTTCGAAGACGTCGCCGGCATCGACGAAGCGAAGGAAGAGCTGCGCGAGATCGTCGACTTCCTGCGCGAGCCCGACAAGTACCGGCGGCTGGGCGCCCGCATCCCGCGCGGTGTGCTGCTCGCCGGTCCGCCGGGGACCGGGAAGACCCTGCTCGCTCGAGCGGTCGCAGGGGAAGCCGGGGTCCCCTTCTTCTCGATCTCGGCCTCGGAGTTCATCGAGGCGATCGTCGGCGTCGGAGCCTCGCGCGTGCGTGACCTTTTCGCGCAGGCCAAAGAGGCAGCCCCGGCGATCATCTTCATCGACGAGATCGATGCGATCGGCCGCTCGCGCTCGCAGGTCGGGACGCTCGGAGCGCACGACGAGCGGGAACAGACGCTCAACCAGATCCTCACCGAGATGGACGGCTTCGACCCGGCGCAGGGTGTGATCGTGCTGGCGGCGACTAACCGTCCAGAGGTTCTCGACCCGGCGCTCTTGCGACCCGGTCGCTTCGACCGTCGCATCTACATCCAGCCGCCCGACAGCGCCGGGCGGCGGAAGATTCTCGCCGTGCACACGCGTTCAGTGCCTTTGGCCGACGATGTCGATCTCGACGAGCTCGCGCAGCGCACCCCCGGAATGGTCGGAGCGGATCTCGCCAACCTCGTCAACGAGGCTGCCTTGATCGCCGCCCGCCGCGGGCGCTCAGCCGTAACCCAGGCCGATTTCGAGGCTGCCCTCGAGAAGATCGTGCTCGGGGCGGAACGCAAGATGGTGCTTTCCGAGGAGGACCGCCGGCGAGTCGCCTACCACGAGGCGGGACATGCGCTGGTGGCGATGCTCACCCCCGATGCCGACCCCCTGCGTAAGGTCTCGATCATTCCGCGTGGGCGCGCGCTCGGGATCACTTTCGCAGCGCCGGAGGATGATCGCTTTAACTACACGCGTAAGGAGCTGCTCGCGAAGATCGCCGTGACCCTCGGCGGACGAGCCGCCGAAGAGGTCGTGTTCGGCGACGTCTCGACCGGTGCCGAGCAGGACATCGAGCAAGTCACCGAGTTGGCCAGGCGGATGGTCGGGCGTTGGGGAATGAGCGAGCGGGTTGGTTTGATCGCGGTCTTGCCACGCGATGGTCAGGGCTCCTTCCTGCCTGGTCAGGAGCCGGCGTCGGAGGCTACGCGCGAGGTGCTTGACGAGGAGGTACGGCGGCTCGTCGAAGAGCGCTACCAGCAGGTGCGCTCGCTGCTCGAGCGCGAACGGGAGCGTCTCGAGCGGCTGGCGGAAGCGCTCCTCGAACGCGAAACGCTAGACGCCGATGAAGCGCACCGAGTGGTAGGCCTAGAACCGCGCGCCCGCGAGCGCGCCGTCGCTCCAGCGACGTGA
- a CDS encoding ferritin, with protein MPSERFVEALNEQIAREFAAAQQYTAIGAWYDSQTLPRLAAFFNEQAEEERGHARKMIRYLLDTGAPVRIGAVPAPRCDFSDHVEPIRTGLEQERQNTVAISKLFEIARETRDHASEVFMHWFISEQVEEERVMGDLLQVAERVRDFPMALEEFLAREGENLRDEE; from the coding sequence TTGCCTTCAGAGCGTTTCGTCGAAGCTCTCAACGAACAGATCGCGCGGGAGTTCGCCGCCGCGCAGCAGTACACCGCAATCGGCGCCTGGTACGACTCGCAAACGCTGCCGCGCCTCGCCGCGTTTTTCAACGAGCAAGCCGAGGAAGAGCGGGGCCACGCCCGCAAGATGATCCGCTACCTGCTCGACACGGGGGCGCCAGTGCGGATCGGCGCGGTGCCCGCGCCGCGCTGCGACTTCAGCGACCACGTCGAGCCGATCCGCACGGGTCTTGAGCAGGAGCGCCAAAACACGGTCGCGATCTCCAAGCTGTTCGAGATCGCGCGCGAGACACGCGACCACGCGAGCGAAGTGTTCATGCATTGGTTCATCAGCGAGCAGGTCGAGGAGGAACGGGTGATGGGCGACCTGCTGCAAGTGGCCGAGCGCGTGCGCGACTTTCCGATGGCGCTCGAGGAGTTCCTCGCGCGCGAAGGCGAGAACTTGCGCGACGAGGAGTAA
- the nadA gene encoding quinolinate synthase NadA has product MATPLPTLHPQPVIEPLDPGEIERLQREVRALARERDAVILAHNYQLPEVQDVADFVGDSLELARRAQSSQAAVIAFCGVHFMAETASILCPDRTVLLPDLAAGCSLADSITADQLRAWKREHPEAVVVMYVNTSAEVKAESDYCCTSSNAVQVVEHVRNTYGEDVEILFGPDMWLGAYVERVTGKRMHVWTGECHVHAGIRPGDIARVRAEHPGADFMIHPECGCSTQVMEYAACGDVDPERTYMLSTGQMLRHARASQAKDFVVATETGLLHRLALENPEKRFYAANPRAICPYMKIITLPKLRDALRDLRPEVRVPEEIAERARRPIERMVAIGR; this is encoded by the coding sequence ATGGCGACGCCGCTACCGACACTTCACCCTCAGCCGGTGATCGAGCCTCTCGATCCCGGCGAGATCGAACGACTGCAGCGCGAGGTCAGGGCGCTGGCGCGCGAACGCGATGCGGTGATCCTGGCCCACAACTACCAGCTGCCCGAGGTCCAGGACGTCGCCGACTTCGTCGGCGACTCGCTGGAGCTAGCGCGGCGCGCCCAGTCCTCGCAGGCGGCGGTGATCGCGTTCTGTGGCGTCCACTTCATGGCCGAGACGGCTTCGATCCTCTGCCCCGATCGCACCGTCCTGCTTCCCGACCTCGCGGCTGGTTGCTCGCTGGCCGACTCGATCACGGCCGACCAGTTGCGCGCCTGGAAGCGTGAACACCCCGAGGCGGTCGTGGTGATGTACGTCAACACGAGCGCCGAGGTCAAGGCGGAGAGCGACTACTGCTGCACGTCGTCGAACGCCGTCCAGGTCGTCGAGCACGTGCGGAACACCTACGGGGAGGACGTCGAGATCCTGTTCGGACCCGATATGTGGCTCGGCGCCTACGTCGAACGGGTGACCGGCAAGCGCATGCACGTCTGGACGGGCGAGTGTCACGTGCACGCCGGCATCCGCCCGGGCGATATCGCGCGCGTGCGGGCCGAGCATCCCGGTGCCGACTTCATGATTCATCCCGAGTGCGGCTGCTCGACGCAGGTGATGGAGTACGCGGCTTGCGGCGACGTCGATCCCGAGCGCACCTACATGCTCTCGACCGGACAGATGCTGCGGCACGCGCGAGCCTCCCAAGCGAAAGACTTTGTCGTAGCGACCGAAACGGGACTTCTGCACCGGCTGGCGCTTGAGAACCCCGAAAAGCGCTTCTACGCCGCCAATCCGCGGGCGATCTGTCCGTACATGAAGATCATCACGCTGCCCAAACTGCGCGACGCGCTGCGCGACCTGCGCCCCGAGGTGCGGGTGCCGGAAGAGATCGCGGAACGTGCGCGCCGGCCGATCGAGCGGATGGTGGCGATCGGCCGCTGA
- a CDS encoding glycosyltransferase family 2 protein translates to MRPAELSRLTTAELAAVRSPRVSGQPTCAVSLVVPARDEEATVAELAARAAAVLADTLGDQRFEIVLVDDGSRDRTWQAIEQAVQADQRVVGVRHPTGLGKAAALATGIQLAQGRAILLIDADLQDDPAELPRFVAALDHWDVVCGWKRERRDPLGKRVASRLFNAVCQRVFGLPLHDMNCGLKGFTREAALYLLPYLRGDLHRYLPALAHAAGFAVGELAVSHHPRRYGRSKYGIGRWLAGACDLVTVLLLTRFRERPAHAFAGASLLVVAVTLVSGAALLLVGGPSWFAALVPVALVAPTALLAAGFVAEISVQQATARFATAPTHDARQPARHPTPSTSPRLVTAATGRAAAASTLDEPGIVAHG, encoded by the coding sequence ATGCGACCCGCAGAGCTTTCGCGTCTCACAACCGCCGAGCTGGCAGCCGTGCGCTCGCCGCGAGTGAGCGGCCAGCCAACCTGCGCGGTTTCGCTGGTGGTGCCGGCACGCGACGAAGAGGCGACGGTCGCGGAGCTGGCGGCGCGAGCGGCGGCGGTCCTGGCCGACACCCTCGGCGACCAGCGGTTCGAGATCGTGCTGGTCGACGACGGCTCACGAGACCGCACATGGCAGGCCATCGAACAAGCCGTGCAAGCCGATCAGCGGGTGGTCGGGGTTCGTCACCCCACCGGTCTAGGGAAAGCGGCTGCACTCGCCACGGGCATTCAGCTGGCGCAGGGGCGCGCGATCTTGCTGATCGACGCTGACCTGCAAGACGACCCCGCCGAGCTGCCGCGGTTCGTTGCCGCCCTCGACCACTGGGACGTCGTCTGCGGGTGGAAGCGAGAGCGCCGGGATCCGCTCGGCAAGAGAGTCGCGTCGCGACTCTTCAACGCGGTCTGCCAGCGGGTCTTCGGTCTCCCTCTGCACGACATGAACTGCGGCTTGAAGGGGTTCACCAGGGAGGCGGCGCTCTATCTGCTCCCTTACCTGCGGGGCGACCTTCACCGCTACCTCCCGGCACTCGCACACGCCGCCGGTTTTGCGGTCGGGGAGCTCGCTGTGAGCCACCACCCGCGCCGCTACGGGCGCTCCAAGTACGGCATCGGCCGTTGGCTCGCGGGCGCCTGCGACCTCGTGACCGTGCTGCTGCTGACACGCTTCCGTGAGCGGCCCGCGCACGCCTTCGCGGGCGCCTCGCTGCTGGTCGTGGCGGTAACGCTGGTGTCGGGGGCCGCGCTTCTTTTGGTCGGCGGGCCGAGCTGGTTCGCCGCGCTGGTGCCCGTTGCGCTGGTCGCGCCGACGGCGCTGCTCGCCGCCGGCTTCGTCGCCGAAATCAGCGTGCAGCAAGCTACAGCGCGCTTCGCTACGGCACCCACGCACGACGCTCGGCAGCCCGCTCGCCACCCCACCCCGTCGACATCCCCGCGCCTAGTAACGGCAGCCACTGGGCGGGCGGCGGCCGCTTCGACGCTCGATGAGCCCGGCATCGTCGCGCACGGCTGA
- a CDS encoding lysylphosphatidylglycerol synthase domain-containing protein translates to MSTSGLIPSRVSRARSLAKLAAAGARSGLPPWARAAVSAGLLAGAALKLDAASVFERIGGVSPAPALAALALASAGQALCGLRWRRLVIGAGAPAQRLPSDFAFARCYLRAALWNNVLPSGYGGDAVKVNWLRAHVDLRRAAATVLGDRLLGFALLALAAAVSLPFTRYSLARPLVVGTALLAVGMMIATVIAGRARALRAALALGGLYVALWCASLWLLARSLALHLEPAATAPVLLVAGVAAALPVALGGIGTREAGFVAALTPLGQSPTDAVALGLAFGALLAVAAAPGVVAPDALRRERRAAARFARWRARCSSGRARFASLTKGHLSVLGLLLAAGLALRLLLAERSLWLDETITFAQVARPLDEVVRLQLSGVHPPLYHLQAALAVDLLGRSELALRLPSIVWSLVAVVACWAWARQAFPRLSPWPATALAALAPFPVWYGSEARMYAQVFALVALAGGLAWRFLERGGWYRATALALTLCALAYTHYFGALFGAALGVVAAVLAATRADLRKRALAVLGCLAIAALSLLPWLLAAFLGRDATSQLPPYKRPDPFSVIIAVVELVAGFHDYRAIGLAAATWPLALLALLLAVPQLARVPVSVGALITLTLLPVASLVGASWLGPRSVFDPRYLTVIAPPLFLLVGALVAQTGRRLAGNLRLLAAFAVAVLLVSLSVIQGQDRGNPRLFQLREALQAAAQATAPGDALALVPQFPLTNLHYDPVLAYYRPPRSRRVIDTLNGPGRRPREAWTMAARSGSRRIALVTTFEGQALSQGLASPSRFVQAFRSYGPLLEKRSFAGVQVRVYALPRAATRPVRTAARAGHGAIDRKEAR, encoded by the coding sequence GTGAGCACCAGCGGCCTAATCCCAAGCCGCGTCTCCCGGGCGCGCAGTTTGGCGAAGCTTGCGGCTGCCGGCGCGCGCTCGGGGTTGCCGCCGTGGGCGCGCGCGGCGGTAAGTGCCGGGCTGCTCGCCGGGGCAGCATTGAAGCTGGATGCCGCCAGCGTGTTCGAGCGAATCGGTGGGGTGTCGCCCGCACCGGCGCTCGCGGCGCTCGCGCTCGCCAGCGCTGGCCAGGCGCTGTGCGGCTTGCGCTGGCGCCGGCTGGTGATCGGGGCGGGCGCGCCGGCGCAGCGGTTGCCCAGCGACTTTGCCTTCGCGCGCTGCTACCTGCGGGCGGCGCTCTGGAACAACGTGCTGCCAAGCGGCTACGGCGGTGACGCCGTGAAGGTCAACTGGCTGCGTGCCCACGTCGACCTTCGCCGTGCGGCGGCGACGGTGCTTGGCGACCGCTTGCTGGGGTTCGCCTTACTCGCGCTCGCGGCAGCGGTGTCGCTGCCGTTCACCCGCTACTCGCTCGCTCGCCCGCTGGTCGTCGGAACCGCACTGCTGGCGGTCGGCATGATGATCGCGACGGTGATCGCTGGCCGTGCCCGGGCGCTGCGGGCGGCGCTCGCGCTCGGCGGCTTGTACGTCGCGCTGTGGTGCGCGTCGCTCTGGCTGTTGGCCCGCTCCTTAGCGCTGCACCTCGAGCCGGCGGCGACGGCACCGGTTCTGCTCGTCGCCGGTGTCGCTGCGGCGCTGCCGGTGGCACTCGGCGGTATCGGCACTCGCGAGGCCGGTTTCGTGGCAGCGCTTACGCCACTCGGCCAGTCGCCGACCGACGCCGTCGCCCTGGGACTGGCGTTCGGCGCCCTCTTGGCAGTAGCGGCCGCGCCCGGCGTCGTGGCACCTGACGCTCTGCGCCGCGAGCGCCGCGCGGCCGCACGCTTCGCGCGCTGGCGCGCCCGCTGCAGCTCGGGGCGCGCCCGCTTCGCATCGCTCACCAAGGGCCACCTGAGCGTCCTTGGCCTGTTGCTGGCCGCGGGCCTCGCCCTGCGCCTCCTGTTAGCCGAGCGCAGCCTCTGGCTCGACGAGACGATCACCTTCGCCCAGGTCGCGCGACCGCTCGACGAGGTTGTCCGCCTGCAGCTATCGGGCGTGCACCCCCCGCTCTACCACTTGCAGGCGGCGTTGGCGGTCGACCTCCTGGGGCGCAGCGAGCTCGCGCTGCGGCTGCCGTCGATCGTCTGGTCGCTGGTCGCCGTGGTCGCCTGCTGGGCGTGGGCACGCCAAGCCTTTCCGCGTCTCAGCCCCTGGCCCGCGACGGCGCTCGCGGCGCTCGCGCCGTTCCCCGTCTGGTACGGCAGCGAAGCGCGGATGTACGCGCAGGTGTTCGCGCTGGTCGCGCTAGCTGGCGGACTCGCCTGGCGGTTCCTCGAGCGCGGCGGCTGGTACCGCGCCACGGCGCTTGCTCTGACCCTGTGCGCGCTCGCTTACACGCACTACTTCGGTGCACTGTTCGGGGCCGCACTCGGCGTCGTCGCAGCGGTCTTGGCAGCGACCCGCGCTGACCTGCGCAAGCGGGCGCTCGCCGTGCTCGGCTGCCTGGCGATCGCCGCTTTGTCGCTCTTGCCGTGGCTGCTCGCGGCCTTCCTGGGTCGCGACGCGACCTCGCAGTTACCCCCTTACAAACGGCCCGATCCGTTCTCGGTGATCATCGCTGTCGTCGAACTCGTCGCTGGCTTCCACGATTACCGAGCGATCGGACTGGCGGCTGCCACGTGGCCGCTCGCACTTCTCGCCCTGCTCCTGGCCGTTCCCCAACTCGCCCGGGTCCCGGTTTCGGTTGGCGCCCTGATAACGCTGACGTTGCTGCCGGTGGCTTCCCTCGTCGGTGCCTCATGGCTGGGCCCGCGTTCGGTCTTCGATCCCCGCTATCTGACGGTGATCGCGCCACCGCTGTTTTTGCTGGTCGGAGCGCTTGTGGCGCAGACCGGGCGCAGGCTCGCCGGCAACCTTCGCTTGCTTGCGGCGTTCGCTGTTGCCGTACTTCTCGTCTCGCTAAGCGTGATCCAAGGCCAGGACCGCGGGAATCCGCGGCTCTTTCAACTGCGCGAGGCACTGCAGGCCGCGGCACAGGCCACCGCACCGGGCGATGCACTCGCTCTCGTCCCGCAGTTCCCGCTCACGAACCTGCATTACGACCCGGTGCTGGCGTACTATCGGCCGCCGCGCTCCCGGCGGGTAATCGACACGCTTAACGGTCCCGGACGGCGGCCGCGCGAAGCCTGGACAATGGCTGCGCGCTCGGGCAGCCGGCGGATCGCGCTCGTGACGACCTTCGAAGGCCAGGCGCTGTCGCAGGGGCTCGCTTCTCCTTCGCGCTTCGTCCAGGCTTTCCGGAGCTACGGACCGCTGCTCGAGAAGCGTTCGTTCGCCGGCGTACAGGTACGCGTGTACGCGCTGCCGCGCGCCGCCACACGCCCCGTACGAACAGCTGCGCGCGCTGGGCACGGCGCAATCGACCGCAAGGAGGCGCGTTGA